The following proteins are encoded in a genomic region of Hirundo rustica isolate bHirRus1 chromosome 3, bHirRus1.pri.v3, whole genome shotgun sequence:
- the RNF144A gene encoding E3 ubiquitin-protein ligase RNF144A: protein MTTARYRPTWDLVLDPLVSCKLCLGEYPVEQMTTIAQCQCIFCTLCLKQYVELLIKEGLETAISCPDAACPKRGHLQENEIECMVASEIMQRYKKLQFEREVLLDPCRTWCPSSTCQAVCQLQEPSPQDPQLVQCKVCDIEFCSACKSNWHPGQGCQENMPISFLPGETSSVFKMEDDDAPIKRCPKCKVYIERDEGCAQMMCKNCKHAFCWYCLESLDDDFLLIHYDKGPCRNKLGHSRASVIWHRTQVVGIFAGFGLLLLVASPFLLLATPFVLCCKCKCNKGDDDPLPT, encoded by the exons ATGACTACAGCAAGATACAGGCCTACCTGGGACTTGGTTCTTGACCCATTAGTGTCCTGTAAGCTCTGCCTTGGTGAATACCCCGTGGAGCAGATGACAACAATAGCACAATGCCAATGCATCTTCTGTACCCTG TGCCTAAAACAGTATGTGGAACTTCTGATCAAAGAAGGTCTAGAAACAGCAATCAGCTGCCCTGATGCTGCCTGCCCAAAGAGAGGTCATCTGCAAGAAAATGAG ATTGAGTGCATGGTTGCATCAGAAATCATGCAAAGGTATAAGAAGCTACAGTTTGAAAGAG AAGTGCTTTTGGATCCATGCCGGACTTGGTGTCCATCCTCTACTTGCCAGGCTGTTTGCCAGCTCCAGGAACCAAGCCCACAGGACCCTCAGCTGGTCCAGTGCAAAGTGTGCGACATTGAGTTCTGCTCTGCTTGCAAATCTAATTGGCATCCAGGTCAAGGCTGTCAAGAGAACATGCCAATCTCTTTTCTTCCAGGAGAAACAAG TTCAGTTTTCAAAATGGAAGATGATGATGCTCCAATCAAACGCTGTCCAAAGTGTAAAGTTTACATTGAACGAGATGAAGGCTGTGCCCAAATGATGTGTAAGAATTGCAAACATGCCTTTTGCTGGTACTGTCTGGAATCTCTTGAT GATGATTTTCTCCTTATACATTACGACAAAGGACCTTGTCGAAACAAGCTGGGTCACTCCAGGGCATCTGTTATCTGGCACAGGACGCAG GTGGTAGGCATTTTTGCAGGATTTGGTCTTCTACTTTTGGTGGCCTCCCCTTTCCTTCTACTTGCTACACCATTTGTTCTGTGCTGCAAGTGCAAATGTAATAAGGGAGATGACGATCCTCTACCTACCTAG